The following proteins are co-located in the Desulfonatronum thiodismutans genome:
- a CDS encoding ArsR/SmtB family transcription factor produces MDQRLDDVCGEVCVHDDAVRRVAGRMVPDETLLRMAELFKAMGEPARVRILEALSISELCVCDLAELLSMSSSAVSHQLRVLRAARIVKYRKDGKNVIYSLDDAHIVGLLKQAEEHVAE; encoded by the coding sequence ATGGATCAGCGGTTGGATGACGTTTGCGGCGAGGTGTGCGTCCATGATGACGCGGTGCGGCGGGTGGCGGGACGGATGGTTCCGGATGAGACCCTCCTGCGGATGGCCGAGTTGTTCAAGGCCATGGGCGAACCCGCCCGGGTGCGCATCCTGGAGGCCTTGAGCATTTCCGAATTGTGCGTCTGCGACCTGGCCGAGCTGCTGTCCATGAGTTCATCGGCGGTGTCTCACCAGTTGCGCGTGCTGCGAGCGGCCCGCATCGTCAAATATCGCAAGGACGGCAAGAACGTGATCTACAGCCTGGACGACGCGCACATCGTGGGATTGCTCAAGCAGGCCGAGGAGCATGTGGCGGAGTAG
- the pabB gene encoding aminodeoxychorismate synthase component I gives MSRIPDDQNRVLLWDAASRLWLTFRDPCEVIRAESVERVGPCLERIDGLAKQGLYAAGFVSYEAAPAFDPALRVRPRTEDGPPLLWFGIFERVERIAPLDFLRGTDPVSAPLAWSPSISESSYREALGSIREHLRVGECYQVNFTFRLRTAFPGDPWDFFLSVCRDRPPSHAAYVHLPDWAVCSFSPERFFVLDGEEIVSEPMKGTRPRGRTLEQDQTLADELRRSPKDRAENVMITDMVRNDLGRIAETGSVVVDDLCRVEKHATVWQMVSTVRARTSHSLTEIFAGLFPPASITGAPKAASMDIIADLESSPRGLYTGCVGYVGPRATRSASGAKPGIRAAFNVAIRTVLVDQHRNRAEYGVGGGIVWDSNVRGEYAECRTKAEVLHRRMPEFRLLETMLWTPGHGYALLERHLTRLGASAEYFDFHLDVQLVRDRLDGLSAGFGQKSQMVRLLLDKDGAVALEHLPPPSPSSVPLRVTLATSAVDSSDIFLYHKTTHRQVYAQTLAAHPGFDDILLQNERGELTESIRANLAINLDGVLWTPPIRCGLLGGTMRAEMVERGELKERVLRPEDLRGADRVMLLNSVRGTYDVVVSGGY, from the coding sequence ATGTCCCGCATCCCCGACGACCAGAACCGCGTCCTGCTCTGGGACGCGGCTTCCAGGCTTTGGCTGACGTTTCGCGACCCGTGCGAAGTGATCCGGGCTGAAAGCGTGGAACGGGTCGGGCCATGCCTGGAGCGGATCGACGGTTTGGCGAAACAGGGTCTGTACGCCGCCGGGTTCGTGTCCTACGAGGCCGCTCCGGCCTTTGACCCCGCGCTGAGGGTCCGCCCGCGAACCGAGGACGGCCCGCCGTTGCTCTGGTTCGGGATCTTTGAGCGGGTCGAGCGGATCGCGCCTCTCGACTTCCTGAGAGGCACGGATCCTGTGTCCGCGCCGCTGGCCTGGTCCCCGTCCATTTCCGAATCCAGCTACCGGGAGGCCCTCGGGAGCATCCGGGAGCATCTGCGGGTGGGGGAGTGCTACCAGGTCAACTTTACCTTCCGGCTGCGAACCGCGTTCCCTGGCGACCCCTGGGATTTTTTCCTGTCCGTCTGCCGGGACCGGCCCCCGTCTCATGCCGCGTATGTCCATCTGCCGGATTGGGCGGTATGCAGTTTCTCGCCGGAACGGTTCTTTGTTCTGGACGGCGAGGAGATCGTTTCCGAGCCGATGAAAGGCACCCGGCCTCGGGGGCGGACCCTGGAGCAGGATCAGACCCTGGCCGATGAGCTGCGCCGGTCGCCCAAGGATCGAGCCGAGAACGTGATGATCACGGACATGGTCCGCAACGATCTGGGCCGGATCGCTGAAACCGGCAGCGTGGTGGTGGACGACCTGTGCCGGGTGGAGAAGCACGCCACGGTCTGGCAGATGGTCTCCACGGTCCGGGCGCGGACAAGCCATTCGTTGACGGAGATCTTCGCTGGCCTTTTTCCTCCGGCCTCCATCACCGGCGCGCCCAAGGCCGCCAGCATGGACATCATCGCGGATTTGGAATCCTCCCCGCGCGGCCTGTATACCGGCTGCGTCGGATACGTGGGGCCGCGGGCGACCCGTTCAGCCTCCGGCGCCAAACCGGGAATCCGGGCCGCGTTCAACGTGGCCATTCGCACGGTGCTGGTGGACCAGCACCGGAACCGGGCCGAATACGGGGTCGGCGGGGGAATCGTCTGGGATTCGAACGTTCGGGGCGAGTACGCGGAGTGTCGGACCAAGGCCGAGGTGCTTCATCGACGAATGCCGGAATTCCGGCTCCTGGAAACCATGCTCTGGACCCCGGGACACGGGTATGCGCTGCTGGAGCGGCACCTGACCCGGCTGGGCGCTTCGGCCGAGTATTTTGATTTTCACCTGGACGTGCAGCTGGTCCGTGATCGACTGGACGGGCTGTCCGCGGGATTTGGCCAAAAATCACAAATGGTCCGCCTGCTTCTGGACAAGGACGGGGCCGTTGCCCTGGAACACCTGCCCCCGCCATCGCCGTCCTCCGTCCCCCTTCGCGTGACCCTTGCCACGTCGGCGGTGGATTCCTCGGACATCTTCCTTTACCACAAGACCACCCATCGCCAAGTCTACGCCCAAACCCTGGCCGCCCATCCCGGATTCGACGACATCCTGCTGCAAAACGAGCGAGGCGAACTCACCGAATCCATCCGGGCCAACCTGGCCATTAACCTGGACGGCGTTCTCTGGACCCCGCCGATCCGATGCGGTTTGCTGGGCGGGACGATGCGGGCCGAAATGGTGGAGCGGGGAGAGCTGAAGGAGCGGGTGCTTCGGCCGGAGGATCTGCGTGGGGCCGATCGGGTCATGCTGCTCAATTCAGTGCGGGGGACGTATGATGTGGTGGTTTCGGGCGGGTATTGA
- a CDS encoding hybrid sensor histidine kinase/response regulator: MLALSDSEKPIVLYVDDESENLSSFKALFRRDYDIRLAESAQQALDILRKEEVHVLVTDQRMPEMSGTVLLEQAAREFPNVLRYMLTGYSDYDPLVDAINNGKVQGYFSKPLNPPEFSERIQKGLEVMLLRERNERLLVELREAKEAAEAANQAKGEFLANMSHEIRTPLNGIIGSMQVLLSTNLDEHQQQFVALAGNSADRLTTLLSDILTLCDMEAGQLTPHSREFSVQELREGLFALFALAAKEKGLRLSLSLEPSVPLVLIGDEIRTRQVLFNLVGNALKYTDKGEVRLEISLDGPMNGNQCRIRFTISDTGIGIPESKLNDILEPFRQVDGSYTRRHQGAGLGLTIVHRLVRLLDGEIVLRSVLGQGTTVKVTLPFTISSRSLQELGGDDASEPASGPRIRCTSCATHVSGR, from the coding sequence ATGCTGGCCTTGAGCGATTCCGAAAAGCCGATCGTCCTCTACGTGGACGACGAGTCCGAAAATCTGAGCAGTTTCAAGGCGTTGTTTCGGCGCGACTACGACATCCGTCTGGCTGAGTCGGCCCAGCAGGCCCTGGATATCCTGCGTAAAGAGGAAGTTCACGTCCTTGTGACCGATCAGCGGATGCCCGAAATGTCCGGGACGGTTCTGCTGGAGCAGGCGGCTCGCGAATTTCCCAACGTGCTGCGCTACATGCTCACGGGCTACAGCGACTACGATCCACTGGTGGACGCCATCAACAATGGCAAGGTCCAGGGATATTTCAGCAAGCCATTAAATCCGCCGGAGTTTTCGGAGCGGATTCAAAAAGGTTTGGAGGTCATGCTCCTGCGCGAGCGCAATGAGCGGCTTCTGGTGGAGCTACGCGAAGCCAAGGAGGCCGCGGAGGCTGCCAATCAGGCCAAGGGCGAATTCCTGGCCAATATGAGCCATGAAATCCGTACGCCGCTGAACGGCATTATCGGAAGCATGCAGGTATTACTAAGTACCAATCTGGACGAGCATCAACAGCAATTCGTGGCCCTGGCCGGAAACAGCGCGGACCGACTGACGACCCTGCTTTCCGACATTCTGACCCTCTGCGACATGGAAGCCGGGCAACTGACCCCGCACTCCAGGGAGTTTTCAGTCCAGGAACTGCGGGAAGGCTTGTTCGCCCTTTTCGCTCTGGCCGCCAAGGAAAAAGGGCTCAGGCTTAGCCTGTCCCTGGAACCTTCGGTGCCCCTGGTCCTGATCGGGGATGAAATCCGGACTCGGCAGGTTCTGTTCAATTTGGTGGGCAACGCCCTGAAATACACGGACAAGGGCGAGGTACGACTGGAAATCAGCCTGGACGGGCCGATGAACGGCAACCAGTGCCGAATCCGCTTCACGATTTCGGACACGGGCATCGGCATCCCCGAAAGCAAGCTCAACGACATTCTGGAACCCTTTCGCCAGGTGGACGGCTCCTATACCCGCAGGCATCAAGGGGCCGGTCTGGGGCTGACCATCGTCCATCGCCTGGTCCGTCTGCTGGATGGCGAAATCGTCCTGCGCAGCGTCCTCGGTCAAGGGACCACCGTGAAGGTGACGCTGCCCTTCACGATATCCAGCCGTTCGCTCCAGGAACTGGGTGGCGACGACGCATCCGAACCGGCTTCCGGCCCGCGAATCCGCTGTACTTCCTGTGCGACGCACGTTTCGGGACGGTAA